The sequence GGCTTTTTGAACACTAAAGAAGCAGGAGTTTGACCAGTGGTTGAATGGACAGAGTTACGATAATCAAAGAGAAATCTTAACATCTTATTATTCATTTCTTCCGCTGTTTGACCTTCAAGCAATGCGCATtttaaacctttttttataattttcacaaAGCTTTCTGCCTGGCCATTGCTTGCAGGATGATAAGCTGGTGACGTTAAGTGATTAATTccatttaatttacaaaatgttgTAAACCGCTCTGACGTCATGGATGACGCATTATCACTTACCAAACTGGACGGAATTCCATAgcgtgacatgtactcgcatAGAATGTTTATGAGATGAATAGAGGaagtattgtttttcataTCATAACATTCCACCCATTTGGAATGCGCATCCACGATGACTAAGTAAGTTCTATTATTAATTGGGCCGAGGAAATCAAAATGTACTCTTTCGAATGGCTCTTTAGGGTATGGCCACGGAACAAtaggcgcgcgcggcggcgaggGCCGCATACTTTGACAAATTGAACAATTACTTATGCAACCTTCGATAGCCGCGTCCACCCCTGGGAACCAAAATTTTGATCGTGCCAATGCTTTTGATTTCACGATACCTAAGTGTGAGGAATGTAATTCCCTTACTATTATTTCTTGCAAAACCTCGGGAATTACAACTTTATGGCCCcgcattaaaatattgttttctaCCGAAAGTTGAAAACGACATAAAAAGTAAGGTTTAAGCCCAGGGTTAGTTACTTTCCTAGGCCAACCCTCTTGAGTATATTTAACTACCCTACTTAAGACTTCATCCTTTTTAGTTTCGTTAGCTAACATTTCAGTAGTCACCGGTAAGCTACCATCAACGACAAAATGAACGTACGCGGTAGTTTCCGCTGAGTGCgtggccgcggcggcggcggcgagccgTGTTATCCTCGGAAACCAGTTCTGGTAGCGGGGCGCGTGATAAAAAATCTGCACAATTACTAGCGCTGCGAACatattcaattttataattttatgctGATAGGAAAATTGCGTACCGCTGTAAGCGGTTTGCTGAAACTTCCGGTACCCCATGGTGGGGTCCGAATATTGAAACCAGTGGCTTATGATCTGTACGCAAGGTGAAAGGCTCTGACCTAGCGTATAGAAACTGGTGGAATTTTCGTACCCCGAATATGATCGCCGTGGCTTCTTTTTGTATTTGGGAGTATTTTTTCTCCGCGGAATTTAAAGTTCTAGAAGCGAATGCAATAGGTCGCTCCACATTGTCTTGTCCGATTTGAGATAAAATAGCCCCCAGCCCTGATGCAGAAGCGTCTACCGTTAAAATTATATGCGCGTTCACATCAAAGTGCGCCAATGTTTTTTCTGCCGACAGTGCCATTTTTATATCTTTAAATGCCTTTTCATGTTCTGCAGACCATGACCATTTGGCATCCTTTTTCAATAACTCATACAGCGGTGAAAGAACCGATGAAGCCCTCGGAACGAAACTCCTATAATAGTTTATTAAGCCCAAAAATTATTGTAGTTGGGCTACATTTTTAGGTACGGGAGCCTCAACAATGGCCCTTACTTTGTCCGGTGACTTCCTGATACCGTTTTTATCAATTATATACCCCAGATAAGAGATTTCGTCTTTGAAGAACTCACACTTGTCGCGCCGCAGGGTTAACCCCGCGTCCTTAAAACTTTGTAACACGGCCCTAAGTCTTTCCATATgctcatttttattttttcccgTGATAAGGACATCATCAAGGAATGTTAAAACCCCCTCCATCCCAAGGATACTCTCCATAACTCTCTGAAAAATAGCTGGAGCCGATGACAACCCAAAAACTAACCGCTTATATTTAAACAGCCCTTTATGAGTATTTATACAAGTGACATTTTTGTCATCGTCCAGCTGACACTGATTATAAGCCGATTTCATATCTAACTTCGTAAACTGAGTCCCCCCGTGCAACTTAGAGAAAAGTTCAGAAACCGTCGGCAACGGATATTTTTCGATTTGTAgtagtttatttaatgtttgtGAGTAATCGGCACACAGGCGCACCGAGCCGTCGCTCTTGAGCACCGGCACGACGGGGGACGCGTACTCCGAGTACTCCACCGGCTCGATGACGTCACTGGCTACTAAATTATCGATTTCTTTGTCTAATTTATTTCTCAAAGCGAATGCAACGGGCCTTGCCTTCATAAAAATTGGCTTCGCGTCCTCTTTAAGatgaagttttattttaaatttattaaaacagcCTAACTTATCAGAGAATATTTCAGAAAATTCGGAAAGTAACTCTCGTAACTGCATATCTTTAGATATATCTTGGTCGCAATACTGTATGGGAGATAATTCCAATTCGAACCGAGTTATGAAGCCGCGACCCAGGATGGGCGGGCCCCCCTTCTCAACCACGTGAACGTCGAGATCTATTGTTTTGTTAGAATAAGTGATCGGTAAAGAAATAAATCCTAAACAATTAATTTTAGTCCCCGAATAActaattagttttttattgcttttttgcAATGGCCAGTCAGAAAAATTTGCATAATAAGTTGCATCTGAAATAGCTGTTACTGAGGAACCACTGTCAATCTCAAACTTTAGCTGTTGATCTCTAATTGTTACTGATTCTAACATGGGAGCGCCATTATGAGAACGAATGTTGAAAAGCTCACCGTCATCGCCCTCGCTCGTGTCACAAAGTCCGACGTAGTTCATctttttacacattttacgGAGATGCCCTCTATTGTTACACTTTTTACACTTGTAATTAGCGAACCGACACTCGCTTGTTTTGTGGTTTTTACGACCACACACTGCACACTTTTCACTAGTCGCTGCTCCTGTAGTAGTGGGCCGCGGTCCCCCGTCCATCTTGAACAGGGGCCCGCAGCCGGACCCCGCTGGTGCGCTCGCCGCCGCTGCCGTGCGCGCACACCGCACGCTCTCCGCCTGGTCCACTGCCTTCGCTAAAGACAGATCGTCGATGTCCATGCCGAAAAGTTTTTCTCGTTCGGGCCCAGCCGACATTCCCATTACAAACTTGTCAAGCAGAGCGTCTTCTAGATGCTTGAAGCTGCAATGGGCGGCGAGTCCCCTCAACCGCACCGCCCACTGCGCATACGACTCCCCTGGCTGCTGCGTGGCCGCGTAGAACTGGCTCCTCACGGCGAACCCGCAGCGCTTCGGTGTGAAGTGAGCGTCGAGTGACTTAAATATATCACCGAAGCCTATTTCTTCCAGAGATTTCGGCAGCACTAGATTGCTTGCTAGTTTAAATGACTCATCAGTGAATGCGCTTAGCAAGATGGCGCGTCTCTTTAGTCCCGCTTTGTCTGAAACGTCGTTGAGGTCATTTGCCAAGAAAAAATGTTGCAACTTGCTCTTGAACGTTACCCAGTCATGTTGTTGGTAGTCAAAGTTATTTATGCTCCCAATAAACGGAGTAAACGCTGCCGACATTTTTGCacacttttaataaaataatatttttaagaggGTAGAACACGAATCGTCGCCACTGTTAGATACGGGACACAAGTGAAACGCAAGACTGCTTAGATCGCACTGACGTTTATTAACTCCATATGAATGTGTGTGTAGCGCAGTACACATAATACTCACATACCCaacaggagtgcaaaaaaaaacacgatttaagcaaaataaactaaattcaacaaataaatataatatccgACAACAATTTATACTCATacaatttatacttaaaattCTCTTCTTAAGATCTCAGAAGAGTTAGGACTCACAAACTCTCCTTCTCACTCATCGTAAGTTTTCAATGGGAGAGAGCGAGAGAGTGGCATGACGCGGCGTCGTGTCGTGTTTATGTGAGGGAGCCCTCAATAGTAGTCACTTCTTAACCactatgaaatatttggttactataaaataaacgCAGAAACCTAACTTAGGCATTTTTTATATCTAAACCATAAAGTTAACAAATTAGGAGTAATCAACATTTTTATTGtaggatttatttatttacagctaTTAAATAAAGCGCTGAGTAGTGACTATCTTCATGAAAATTGTGTAAACTGAAAAGTTTTCAGTTGTGAAGTGTTTTGCGGGtattcttatttatatttttgcatTTCCACCTTcgattttttgtttattttattcacttgACATTGACAATTGCCAATGTTGCCAGTGTCATTAATGTCTACATCAATCTAATCTGTggttaaaattgtcaatgtcGATACTTGTTTGTTGCGAAATAACGTATTCTGAGGTTTCTGAcattatacgtttttatattTGAAACGAATGTCAGTAACGTATGCGATAGTtttaacttaatattttttaaatttgttctttatgtataaattttagtctcgcatactaagttcGGCCGGTACGGCAATTTACCGTGCAGGTatattagtattgttaatagtGTAAGGTATTATAGttaatatttagattttaggTAGTTAAATTAGGTAGTTGCTTGatctatatttatatagtgaatatctattttttatttatttattcttaatatttaatatgagTATTTATGATTCTGCCAATAGTGACGTTGACGACACTTTTCTATCTTGTTCTTCCATTGCTTCATCTGAGTCTTGTGACTTATCGTACGTTTCGTTATCATCGAATCTCAACAACGAGTTTTCTAACTGTCATAAAACACTGAATGTAGTACATATTAACGCCCAGAGTATTCCGGCACACTATTCCGATATGCTTACGTCCTTTGATAACAACCACATTCATGCCGTTCTTGTCTCTGAATCCTGGTTGAAACCTTCTCTCGACTCTTCTTTTTACCCACTGCCAGGATTTCAGCTCATCCGTAATGATCGTATTAACAAACGCGCCGGCGGAGTGGCTATATATCTCCGTAGTCACATACCCTATACCATCGTCAGCAAATCTCCGAGTGAGTATTCTGAGAAAGCCGAGCACCTTCTGATAGAAGTTCGTCTGGGCTACACCAGGATGCTTCTCGGAGTTTGTTACAGCCCGTCAATGACGATTAATTACTTTTCTTCTTTCGAGAAACTACTCGACGACTTCTCTCCCTTGTTTGATAGTACAATAGTCATGGGTGACTTTAATACATGCCTACTGAAAAACGATTCACGTTCCAATTCTTTGACGTCTATTGTACAgtcaaaaaatttacattttctaCCCCTTCAAGCTACCCATCATCCGCCCAACTCTGAACCGACTTTGCTCGATCTCATCATCGTTTCCTCTCCAGACCATGTCCTGAAGCACGGTCAGTTCACAGCTGATTGCTTTTCATACCATGATCTTCTTTACCTTTCGTACAAGGTCCGCACTCCGAAGCCCAAAAAGCGTACTATTCTccaacgtaattttaaaaacatggaTATACAGCGGCTGCTTGAGGATGCAAAAGACATTGAATGGGCACGATTGAACGACATCGACAATATTGACGAAAGGGTTGAGCTGTTTAACTCTCTCCTCACCAATCTGTTCGATAAACATGCTCCCCTTCGTCCAGTTCGAGTCAAACAGCTACCTGCTCCATGGCTTACAGATAAAATTAAGGGACTCATGACCAAACGCGATCACGCCAAGTACCGATACAAAAAGCAGCCAACTGATGACAACTTATGTGCGTACAAAGAGCTGAGAAATCGCTGCAATAGAGTGTGTAGGGATGCCAAGCGCCGTTACATCCACACATCCATAGAAAACTGTGAGAATTCACAGTTATGGAATTTTCTTAAAACATTGGGCATAGGGAAGATAAAGGCAACATCCAATATCGACATTAACCTCTCTGCACTTAACAAGCATTTTTCTACACCTCCTTTGATCCTAAGTGATCAAATTAGAACCGAGACACTCAATCACCTTTCTGACATGCCTGTCCCTGATTGCCccccttttaatttcaaactTGTTACTGGCCGTGACGTTAAGAGATGTATTTCTGCCATCACCAGCAAGGCCGTTGGTACTGATGATATTAGTGCCAACATGATTAATTCAGTGCTAGACATAATTTTACCACACATTACCAATTTAATGAACCTGTCTCTGATATCCAGTTCCTTTCCAAGTCTATGGAAGAATGCATTCATTCTTCCTCTCCCAAAAATCCCGAGTCCTACGTCCTTAACCCAATTCCGCCCCATTTCTATTCTTCCATTTCTGTCAAAAGTTCTAGAACGTCTTGTCTTTGAGCAATTTTCCTCCTTCCTCTCCGGCAACCAACTTCTGAACTCCTATCAATCTGGCTTTCGTCCAGGCCACAGCACAGTCACCGCTTTAATAAAAGTCACCGATGATATCAGATACAACATTGATAATCAGAATGTTACTGTCTTGGCTCTGCTGGATTTTAGCAATGCATTCAACTCGGTGGACTTCGACTTACTCCTTGGTACTATACGCTCTCTTAATGTATCTCCGGCAGTAACAAGTTGGTTCGAGACTTATCTCAAAGGGCGTCAGCAGTGTGTACGTACTGACACCGAGACTTCTTCTTGGTGTCCTGTTCTTGCTGGCGTACCTCAAGGCGGCGTTCTTTCTCCTTTACTTTTCTCGTTGTTTATCAACATCTTAGCTAGCAAACTTACCTCTCTCTATCACCTCTATGCAGACGATCTACAGCTCTATACCGGTGTACCACCTGAAAGCTTGAATACAGCTGTCAGTCTTATCAACGATAATCTTGCGATCATCTCCAAGTGGGTCAAATCTTTCGGTTTGTTGCTCAATCCCTCGAAATCGCAAGCGATTGTTCTTGGCAGCTCTCGAATGCTTAACAAAATAGACTTTGCTACAGCTGCGAGGATCAGGTATGATCAAATTGACATACCTTACGTTACCTCGGTAAAAAATCTTGGCGTGATCATGGACAGCACCCTTTCTTGGATTCCCCAAGTTGATGCTGTAAGCAGGAAAATGTTCGCCTCTTTTCATTCTTTAAAGCGCTTGCAGTACTTTTTACCATTTATGACTAAAATTACGTTGGCGCAGTCTCTACTGCTCCCAATTCTTGATTACGCTGACGTAAGCTATCTCGACCTCACTGAAGAGCTACTCAACAAACTCGAACGTCTCCAGAATTTATGTATCCGTTTTATTTTCGGATTACGTAAATACGATCACATTTCTGAGTACCGTGCTCGACTGAAGTGGCTTCCTattcgccttcgccggaatactCATATCCTTTGTTTATTATATAACGTGCTAAACAACCCCTCATCTCCCGCATACCTGAAGTGCAAGTTTTCTTTCTTGTGCTCTCATTCCCATGGTCGAGAGTTGAGGTCTCAAGAAAACAAGTTGTTGAGTATACCCAACCACAATGCGGCCTCCTACAGTGATTCTTTCGCTATGAAGGCTGCAAGTCTATGGAACTCCTTACCAGTGAGCGTACGACTGTCGCCATCGCTGGctact is a genomic window of Plutella xylostella chromosome 18, ilPluXylo3.1, whole genome shotgun sequence containing:
- the LOC105387772 gene encoding uncharacterized protein LOC105387772; translated protein: MSAAFTPFIGSINNFDYQQHDWVTFKSKLQHFFLANDLNDVSDKAGLKRRAILLSAFTDESFKLASNLVLPKSLEEIGFGDIFKSLDAHFTPKRCGFAVRSQFYAATQQPGESYAQWAVRLRGLAAHCSFKHLEDALLDKFVMGMSAGPEREKLFGMDIDDLSLAKAVDQAESVRCARTAAAASAPAGSGCGPLFKMDGGPRPTTTGAATSEKCAVCGRKNHKTSECRFANYKCKKCNNRGHLRKMCKKMNYVGLCDTSEGDDVLTE